One segment of Marvinbryantia formatexigens DSM 14469 DNA contains the following:
- a CDS encoding DUF512 domain-containing protein: MKNKKKHIVSRVLEGSIAEELEISPGDELVSINGQRIRDILDYRYLCNEEELLVLIRKPDGEEWELEIEKEFEEDLGLEFENDFMDDYHSCRNRCIFCFIDQMPPGMRKTLYFKDDDTRLSFLQGNYVTLTNIGEMDMEQILRYHLSPINISFQTMNPQLRCKMLGNRFAGEALKKVDRLAEAGIEMNGQIVLCKGVNDGEELEYSIRQLTRYLPYLRSVSVVPVGLTRFREGLYPLEPFTKEDARAVLGTIHRWQEKLYREHGTHFIHAGDEWYLLAEEELPPEETYDGYLQLENGVGMLRLFQEETTQAIQERTGDARSHSVSLVTGLLAAPYIRRAAEALVQKYPGVSVQVYPVKNEFFGERITVSGLLTGQDIIRALRDKPLGDALLLPCSMFKSGETVFLDDITLKELEETLQTKACIVKSGGKDFVHAVLLEEQDEEGKTAQPYEVKDIE, translated from the coding sequence ATGAAGAATAAGAAAAAGCATATCGTCAGCCGTGTGCTGGAGGGGAGCATCGCAGAGGAGCTGGAGATCTCCCCAGGAGACGAGCTGGTTTCCATTAACGGACAGCGGATACGCGATATCCTGGATTACCGGTATCTGTGCAACGAGGAGGAGTTACTCGTTCTGATACGGAAGCCGGACGGCGAAGAATGGGAGCTGGAGATTGAGAAGGAGTTTGAGGAGGACCTTGGGCTGGAGTTTGAAAACGATTTTATGGACGACTATCACTCCTGCCGCAACAGGTGCATCTTCTGTTTCATCGACCAGATGCCGCCGGGAATGCGAAAGACGCTGTATTTTAAGGATGACGATACCAGACTTTCTTTTTTGCAGGGAAATTATGTGACCCTGACGAATATCGGCGAAATGGATATGGAGCAGATACTCCGGTATCATCTGTCGCCGATTAATATTTCGTTCCAGACAATGAATCCGCAGCTTCGCTGTAAAATGCTGGGCAACCGCTTTGCGGGCGAGGCGCTGAAAAAGGTCGACCGTCTTGCGGAGGCGGGCATCGAAATGAACGGGCAGATCGTGCTCTGCAAGGGCGTCAACGACGGGGAGGAGCTGGAATACTCCATCCGTCAGCTTACGCGCTATCTGCCGTATCTGAGAAGCGTATCCGTGGTTCCGGTCGGACTGACGAGGTTCCGCGAGGGGCTGTATCCGCTGGAGCCGTTCACAAAAGAGGATGCGCGCGCGGTGCTTGGGACTATCCACCGCTGGCAGGAAAAGCTGTACAGAGAGCACGGCACGCATTTTATCCATGCCGGGGACGAGTGGTATCTGCTGGCGGAGGAGGAGCTGCCGCCGGAGGAGACCTACGACGGTTATCTGCAGCTTGAAAACGGCGTCGGGATGCTGCGGCTGTTTCAGGAGGAAACGACGCAGGCCATACAGGAGCGCACCGGCGATGCGCGCAGTCACAGTGTATCGCTTGTGACGGGACTGCTGGCGGCTCCGTATATCAGACGGGCGGCGGAGGCGCTGGTACAGAAATATCCGGGCGTATCCGTGCAGGTCTATCCGGTAAAAAATGAATTTTTCGGAGAGCGGATCACGGTATCGGGGCTTCTGACGGGACAGGATATTATCCGGGCGCTGCGGGATAAACCGCTCGGCGATGCGCTGCTGCTCCCGTGCAGTATGTTTAAGAGCGGCGAGACAGTATTTCTGGACGATATTACCTTAAAGGAACTTGAGGAGACTTTACAGACAAAAGCCTGTATTGTAAAATCAGGCGGAAAGGATTTTGTGCATGCCGTCCTTCTGGAGGAGCAGGACGAGGAAGGAAAAACGGCACAGCCATATGAGGTGAAAGACATTGAGTAA
- the plsY gene encoding glycerol-3-phosphate 1-O-acyltransferase PlsY, with amino-acid sequence MWIRIICVAIGYAFGLFQTSYIIGRLHGIDIREYGSGNAGTTNMLRTMGTKAGLLTFFGDCIKCVLAVVLVRICFGKAHADILPLLELYAAAGVILGHNFPFYLHFRGGKGIAATAGLVLSLHPVIAVCGIITFFTVFLLTHYVSLGSLLVYVGLVIEIIVLGQTGAFGMEQQYLVEMYIVTILLAAMAFWKHRENIKRLLAGTERKTYLFKKNKKE; translated from the coding sequence ATGTGGATTCGTATCATCTGCGTGGCTATCGGCTACGCGTTCGGACTGTTTCAGACAAGTTATATTATCGGCAGGCTTCACGGCATTGATATCCGTGAATACGGCAGCGGAAATGCCGGCACCACGAATATGCTGCGTACAATGGGGACAAAGGCGGGACTTCTGACCTTTTTCGGCGACTGCATAAAATGTGTGCTGGCGGTCGTGCTGGTGCGCATCTGCTTCGGAAAGGCGCACGCGGATATTCTGCCGCTGCTGGAGCTTTATGCTGCCGCCGGGGTCATCCTCGGACATAACTTTCCGTTTTATCTGCATTTCCGCGGAGGCAAGGGGATTGCGGCGACTGCAGGGCTGGTGCTCTCACTGCATCCGGTGATTGCGGTCTGCGGCATCATCACGTTTTTTACGGTATTTCTTCTGACGCATTACGTCTCCCTTGGGTCGCTTCTGGTCTATGTGGGACTGGTCATCGAGATTATCGTGCTGGGACAGACCGGGGCGTTCGGCATGGAGCAGCAGTATCTTGTGGAAATGTATATCGTGACGATTCTGCTGGCGGCGATGGCGTTCTGGAAGCACCGGGAAAACATAAAGCGGCTGCTTGCGGGAACGGAGCGGAAGACTTATTTATTTAAAAAGAATAAAAAAGAGTAA
- a CDS encoding ABC transporter substrate-binding protein yields the protein MKKVISKVLAAGMAVSMTAALGVAVNAEDTTYNIGICQLVQHPALDAATQGFKDALTEKLGDQVVIDEQNASGDSANCATIVNQFVSNNVDLIMANATASLQAAAAATGDIPILGTSITVYNVALDIPDEEWTGSTGTNISGTSDLAPLDEQAAMFTELLPDAKTVGLLYCSAEPNSVYQVDTVKAALEEAGVTCNVYTFADSNDIASITTTAAAECDALYVPTDNTAASNTEIINNICEPAGVPIIAGEEGICEGCGIATLSISYYDIGYKTGEMAYEILVNGADVSTMPIEFAPQFVKKYVPERCEALGITIPEGYEAIGADAEEETEAAEGETEAAEETEAAETEAVEETEAETEA from the coding sequence ATGAAAAAAGTAATTTCTAAGGTTCTTGCAGCCGGTATGGCAGTTTCTATGACAGCGGCGCTCGGCGTGGCAGTAAATGCGGAGGATACCACATATAATATCGGTATCTGCCAGCTTGTACAGCATCCTGCACTGGATGCGGCTACACAGGGCTTTAAGGATGCGCTCACAGAGAAGCTTGGCGACCAGGTTGTGATTGATGAGCAGAACGCGTCCGGCGATTCCGCAAACTGCGCGACGATCGTAAACCAGTTTGTATCCAACAATGTAGACCTTATCATGGCGAACGCAACGGCGTCCCTGCAGGCGGCTGCTGCGGCAACAGGAGATATCCCGATTCTCGGAACCTCCATCACCGTATACAATGTAGCGCTGGACATTCCGGATGAGGAGTGGACAGGCTCCACCGGCACAAATATTTCCGGTACCTCAGACCTTGCACCGCTCGATGAGCAGGCGGCAATGTTCACGGAGCTGCTTCCGGATGCAAAGACCGTCGGTCTTCTGTACTGCTCCGCAGAGCCGAACTCCGTATACCAGGTAGATACTGTAAAGGCGGCTCTGGAGGAAGCGGGCGTTACCTGCAACGTATACACCTTTGCGGATTCCAATGATATCGCGTCCATCACGACGACAGCGGCGGCAGAGTGCGATGCGCTCTATGTTCCGACAGATAACACGGCGGCTTCCAACACAGAGATCATCAACAATATCTGCGAGCCGGCAGGCGTTCCGATCATCGCGGGCGAGGAAGGTATCTGTGAGGGCTGTGGTATTGCAACTCTTTCCATCAGCTACTACGACATCGGCTACAAGACCGGTGAAATGGCTTATGAGATTCTGGTAAACGGCGCTGATGTCAGCACCATGCCGATTGAATTTGCTCCGCAGTTTGTAAAGAAATACGTTCCGGAAAGATGCGAAGCACTTGGCATCACAATTCCGGAAGGCTACGAAGCTATCGGAGCAGACGCTGAGGAAGAGACAGAAGCGGCGGAAGGTGAGACGGAAGCTGCAGAAGAAACAGAAGCGGCTGAAACAGAGGCTGTAGAAGAAACAGAAGCAGAAACAGAAGCATAA
- a CDS encoding ribose-phosphate pyrophosphokinase: MSDLFDPLRHSIPLAPLKIAALEGCRDFAQQVNQHLVEYRHTNPTLPADSIAYAEYAADSFLVDCACPRFGTGEGKGIINTSVRGSDLFILADITNCSLTYKVCGYTNYMSPDNHFQDLKRIISASDGKAKRINVIMPFLYEGRQHKRSGRESLDCALALQELAAMGVSNILTFDAHDPRVQNAVPLIGFDTFMPTYQFLKAILLSTPDFKIDSDHLMIISPDEGAMNRAVYFSTILGVDMGMFYKRRDYSTIVNGKNPIVAHEFLGDSVSGKDVVIVDDMISSGESMLDVAKQLKDRNAKRVFVCTTFGLFTDGFDKFDEYYQKGYLDKIITTNLNYRDPELFTKPYYQEADMTGFLASIIDSLNHDVSIEHIISPTYKINQLLAKMRASEAV; encoded by the coding sequence ATGTCCGATTTGTTTGACCCATTGCGTCACTCTATCCCACTTGCGCCGCTCAAAATAGCCGCATTGGAAGGCTGCCGCGACTTTGCGCAGCAGGTAAACCAGCATCTCGTAGAATACAGGCACACCAACCCCACCCTGCCCGCCGACAGCATCGCCTATGCGGAATATGCGGCGGATTCTTTTCTTGTGGACTGCGCCTGCCCGCGCTTCGGCACCGGAGAAGGAAAAGGTATCATAAACACCTCTGTGCGCGGAAGCGACCTTTTTATTCTGGCGGACATCACAAACTGCAGCCTCACCTACAAGGTCTGCGGCTACACCAATTATATGTCGCCGGATAATCATTTCCAGGATTTAAAGCGCATCATTTCTGCCAGCGACGGAAAAGCAAAGCGCATCAACGTCATTATGCCGTTCCTCTATGAGGGCAGGCAGCACAAGCGCTCCGGAAGAGAATCTCTCGACTGCGCGCTCGCCCTGCAGGAGCTTGCGGCGATGGGCGTCAGCAACATTCTTACCTTTGACGCGCACGACCCGCGCGTGCAGAACGCCGTGCCGCTGATCGGCTTTGACACCTTTATGCCGACCTATCAGTTTCTGAAAGCGATCCTGCTCTCCACGCCGGATTTCAAAATCGACAGCGACCATCTGATGATTATCAGCCCGGATGAGGGCGCCATGAACCGTGCGGTCTATTTTTCCACGATTCTCGGCGTCGATATGGGAATGTTTTACAAGCGCCGCGACTACTCTACCATCGTAAACGGCAAGAATCCTATCGTCGCGCACGAATTTCTCGGCGATTCCGTGAGCGGCAAGGATGTGGTCATCGTGGACGATATGATTTCCTCCGGCGAAAGTATGCTGGATGTGGCAAAGCAGCTCAAGGACCGCAACGCGAAGCGCGTATTTGTCTGCACGACCTTCGGACTGTTTACGGACGGCTTTGATAAGTTCGACGAATATTATCAAAAGGGTTATCTGGACAAGATTATAACGACGAATCTGAATTACCGTGACCCGGAGCTGTTTACAAAACCGTATTATCAGGAGGCGGACATGACCGGCTTTCTGGCAAGCATCATCGATTCCCTGAATCATGACGTTTCCATCGAGCATATTATCTCCCCGACCTACAAAATCAATCAGCTTCTTGCAAAGATGAGAGCTTCGGAAGCCGTGTAA
- a CDS encoding ABC transporter permease, which yields MSCGSPSFCGGGKAVNIGNLFNALPGACAQGLIWGIMAIGVYITYKILDLADLTVDGTMCTGGAVCVMMLLNGYSVPVALACAFGAGMLAGLVTGIFHTAMGIPAILSGILTQLGLYSINLRIMGGRANQAISVDKYPLIASLRNIKDVPFYKNTIFIVIIFIVVIIALLYWFFGTELGCAIRATGSNPNMSRAQGINTDLSKIIGLMLSNGIVALSSGLYAQYQGFADVNMGRGAIVIGLAAVIIGQVVFGRFAHNFAGKLIAVALGAIIYYLVLQVVLWLGLNSNDLKLLSALVVAVFLAIPHLKGKYFSKAKKGGAGRA from the coding sequence ATGTCATGCGGCAGCCCGTCGTTTTGCGGTGGAGGAAAAGCTGTGAACATTGGAAATCTTTTTAATGCATTGCCAGGCGCCTGCGCCCAGGGGCTTATCTGGGGAATTATGGCAATCGGCGTATATATTACCTATAAAATCCTGGATCTGGCGGATTTAACTGTGGACGGCACCATGTGTACCGGCGGCGCAGTCTGTGTCATGATGCTGCTGAACGGATACTCCGTGCCGGTGGCGCTGGCATGTGCGTTCGGCGCGGGAATGCTTGCCGGGCTTGTGACGGGCATTTTTCATACGGCGATGGGAATCCCGGCGATCCTGTCCGGAATCCTGACGCAGCTTGGTCTGTATTCCATCAATCTGCGCATTATGGGCGGAAGAGCGAATCAGGCAATCAGTGTGGATAAATATCCTCTGATCGCTTCTCTGCGCAATATCAAGGATGTGCCGTTTTATAAAAATACGATTTTTATCGTTATCATTTTTATCGTGGTTATTATTGCGCTGCTGTACTGGTTCTTCGGAACCGAGCTGGGATGCGCCATCCGCGCTACCGGTTCCAATCCGAATATGTCCCGTGCGCAGGGCATCAATACAGATCTGAGCAAAATCATCGGTCTGATGCTCTCCAACGGCATTGTGGCGCTCTCCAGCGGCCTGTACGCCCAGTACCAGGGCTTTGCGGACGTCAACATGGGACGCGGTGCAATCGTCATCGGTCTTGCCGCTGTAATTATCGGCCAGGTGGTGTTCGGCAGATTTGCGCATAACTTTGCCGGAAAGCTGATTGCGGTAGCGCTCGGCGCGATTATTTATTATCTTGTGCTGCAGGTGGTGCTCTGGCTCGGACTGAATTCCAACGATCTGAAGCTGCTTTCGGCGCTTGTGGTCGCAGTATTCCTTGCAATTCCGCATCTGAAAGGGAAATATTTCTCAAAGGCAAAAAAAGGAGGTGCCGGCCGTGCTTAA
- a CDS encoding ABC transporter ATP-binding protein: MLKLIGIKKTFNPGTVNEKQALCGVDLVLNEGDFVTVIGGNGAGKSTTLNAIAGVWPVDEGEIIIDGINVTRLPEYKRAKYLGRVFQDPMTGTASSMQIEENLALASRRGLRRTLKSGINAAERERYKEKLKILDLGLEERLTEKVGLLSGGQRQALTLLMATLKKPKLLLLDEHTAALDPKTAAKVLEATDKIIARDNLTAIMITHNMKDAIAHGNRLIMMHEGKIIYDVAGEEKKNLKVSDLLQKFEQASGGEFANDRMMLA; this comes from the coding sequence GTGCTTAAACTGATTGGAATAAAAAAGACCTTCAATCCGGGGACGGTCAACGAAAAGCAGGCGCTCTGCGGCGTTGACCTGGTATTAAATGAGGGCGATTTCGTGACAGTCATCGGCGGAAACGGCGCCGGAAAATCCACCACTCTGAACGCCATTGCCGGCGTGTGGCCGGTGGATGAAGGCGAGATCATTATCGACGGCATCAATGTAACGCGGCTTCCGGAATATAAGCGCGCGAAGTATCTCGGACGCGTGTTCCAGGATCCGATGACCGGAACGGCATCCAGTATGCAGATTGAAGAAAATCTGGCGCTTGCCTCCCGGCGCGGGCTGCGGCGCACTCTGAAGAGCGGCATCAATGCGGCGGAGCGGGAGCGCTATAAGGAGAAGCTGAAGATTCTGGACCTCGGTCTGGAGGAGCGGCTTACCGAGAAGGTGGGACTTCTCTCCGGCGGACAGCGCCAGGCGCTGACGCTTCTGATGGCGACCTTGAAAAAACCGAAGCTTCTCCTTCTGGATGAGCACACGGCGGCGCTCGACCCGAAAACGGCGGCGAAGGTGCTGGAGGCGACCGACAAGATTATCGCCCGCGACAATCTGACCGCCATCATGATCACGCATAATATGAAGGACGCCATTGCACACGGCAACCGTCTGATTATGATGCACGAAGGAAAAATTATCTACGATGTGGCGGGAGAGGAGAAAAAAAATCTCAAGGTTTCCGACCTTTTGCAGAAATTTGAACAGGCAAGCGGTGGCGAATTTGCAAACGACCGTATGATGCTTGCATAG
- the der gene encoding ribosome biogenesis GTPase Der translates to MSKPIVAIVGRPNVGKSTLFNALAGENISIVKDTPGVTRDRIYADVEWLNYQFTLIDTGGIEPDSSDVILSQMREQAQIAIDTADVIIFMVDVRQGLIDADSKVADMLRRSRKPVVLAVNKADNYEKSLPDVYEFYNLGIGDPQPISAAGKQGLGDMLDVVVGYFTENGQEEREDDRPRIAVVGKPNVGKSSIINKLLGENRVIVSDIAGTTRDAIDTAITWGGREYVFIDTAGLRRKNKIKEELERYSIIRTVTAVDRADVVVVVIDAVEGVTEQDAKIAGIAHDRGKGILVVVNKWDAIEKDDKTVYKYTEKIRETLSFMPYAEIMFVSAQTGQRLAKLFDMIDMIVQNQSMRIATGVLNEILSEAVALQQPPSDKGKRLKLYYITQVSVKPPTFVIFVNDRALMHFSYTRYLENKIRDTFGFRGTPLKFIIRERKEREK, encoded by the coding sequence TTGAGTAAACCGATCGTAGCGATAGTAGGAAGACCGAATGTGGGAAAATCCACATTGTTTAACGCGCTGGCAGGCGAAAATATTTCCATCGTGAAGGATACGCCGGGCGTGACGCGGGACCGCATTTACGCGGATGTGGAATGGCTGAATTATCAGTTTACCCTTATTGACACCGGCGGAATCGAGCCGGACAGCAGCGATGTGATTCTCTCGCAGATGCGCGAGCAGGCGCAGATCGCCATTGACACGGCGGATGTGATTATTTTCATGGTGGACGTAAGGCAGGGGCTGATTGACGCGGACTCCAAGGTGGCGGATATGCTGCGCCGCAGCCGTAAGCCGGTGGTTCTCGCCGTAAACAAGGCGGACAACTATGAAAAATCCCTGCCGGATGTATACGAATTTTATAACCTCGGCATCGGCGACCCGCAGCCCATCTCCGCGGCGGGAAAGCAGGGGCTCGGCGATATGCTGGACGTGGTAGTCGGCTATTTTACGGAAAACGGGCAGGAGGAGAGGGAGGACGACCGTCCGCGCATCGCGGTGGTGGGAAAGCCGAATGTCGGCAAATCCTCCATCATCAATAAGCTGCTGGGCGAAAACCGCGTGATCGTCTCCGATATTGCCGGAACGACCAGGGACGCCATCGACACGGCGATTACCTGGGGCGGCAGAGAATATGTGTTTATCGATACCGCGGGACTGCGCCGGAAAAACAAAATCAAAGAGGAGCTGGAGCGCTACAGTATTATCCGCACGGTGACGGCGGTGGACCGCGCCGATGTGGTGGTAGTGGTGATCGATGCCGTCGAGGGTGTGACGGAGCAGGATGCAAAGATTGCCGGGATTGCGCATGACCGCGGCAAGGGAATCCTGGTCGTCGTAAACAAATGGGACGCTATCGAAAAAGACGATAAAACCGTTTACAAATACACGGAGAAAATCCGGGAGACGCTCTCCTTTATGCCGTATGCCGAGATTATGTTCGTGTCCGCCCAGACCGGACAGCGGCTTGCGAAGCTCTTTGACATGATCGATATGATCGTGCAGAATCAGTCGATGCGGATCGCGACCGGCGTGCTCAACGAAATCCTCTCGGAGGCGGTGGCGCTGCAGCAGCCGCCCTCTGATAAAGGAAAGCGCCTGAAGCTGTATTACATCACGCAGGTTTCCGTAAAGCCGCCAACTTTCGTTATTTTTGTCAATGACCGTGCGCTGATGCACTTTTCTTATACGCGCTATCTGGAAAATAAAATCCGGGATACCTTTGGATTCCGCGGAACTCCGCTGAAATTCATTATCCGGGAACGAAAGGAAAGAGAAAAATAA
- a CDS encoding NAD(P)H-dependent glycerol-3-phosphate dehydrogenase: MAKIGIIGAGSWGIALSVLLHNNGHEVSVWSVIPEEIAMLKEKREHETKLPGVHLSEDILFTDDLQEITADKEVLIMAVPSPYTRSTSKMLKGLLKEGQIVVNVAKGIEETTLDTLTDIIEEELPGVNAAVLSGPSHAEEVGRGIPTTCVVGAHDAQTAKYLQNIFISPVFRVYTSPDMLGIELGGALKNVIALAAGIADGLGYGDNTKAALITRGIAEISRLGTAMGGRPETFYGLTGIGDLIVTCASVHSRNRRAGYLIGQGRTMEEAMAEVKMIVEGVYSAKAALTLSQKYNIEMPIVEQVNKVLFEGKRADEAVNELMMRGPKSESGGPVW; this comes from the coding sequence ATGGCAAAGATTGGTATTATCGGCGCGGGAAGCTGGGGAATCGCACTTTCTGTGCTGCTTCACAACAACGGACATGAGGTGAGCGTCTGGTCAGTTATTCCGGAAGAAATTGCGATGCTGAAGGAAAAGCGGGAGCATGAGACGAAGCTGCCCGGCGTCCATCTGTCGGAGGACATTCTTTTTACGGACGATCTGCAGGAAATTACGGCGGACAAAGAGGTGCTGATTATGGCGGTGCCGTCCCCGTATACGCGCAGCACCAGTAAAATGCTGAAGGGGCTGTTAAAAGAAGGACAGATCGTTGTGAATGTGGCGAAGGGCATTGAGGAGACGACGCTTGATACGCTGACGGATATTATCGAGGAGGAGCTTCCGGGCGTAAATGCGGCGGTGCTCTCCGGACCGAGCCACGCCGAGGAGGTGGGACGCGGCATCCCGACGACCTGTGTGGTGGGTGCGCACGATGCGCAGACAGCGAAGTATCTGCAGAATATCTTTATCAGTCCGGTGTTCCGCGTCTACACGAGTCCGGATATGCTGGGCATCGAGCTGGGCGGCGCGCTGAAAAACGTGATTGCCCTGGCGGCGGGCATTGCGGATGGGCTGGGCTACGGCGACAACACGAAGGCGGCGCTGATTACCAGAGGTATTGCGGAAATCTCGCGCCTGGGAACCGCGATGGGCGGCAGACCGGAAACCTTTTACGGACTTACCGGCATCGGCGACCTGATCGTGACCTGCGCCAGCGTGCACAGCCGCAACCGCAGGGCGGGCTATCTCATCGGGCAGGGACGCACGATGGAGGAAGCGATGGCGGAGGTAAAGATGATTGTGGAGGGCGTTTACTCTGCAAAAGCGGCGCTGACGCTCTCACAGAAATACAATATCGAAATGCCGATCGTAGAGCAGGTAAATAAAGTCCTGTTTGAGGGAAAACGCGCGGACGAGGCGGTAAACGAGCTGATGATGCGCGGACCAAAGAGCGAAAGCGGAGGACCTGTCTGGTAG